From the Polaribacter tangerinus genome, the window GAACATCCAAATTACGACTCTGTATGGAAAAGCAAAGGAATTATTCAACATTTAAACAAAGTTCCAAGTACTGTTGCTACTATGATAGTTGGTGGCTGGTTTGATGCAGAAGATTTATATGGCCCATTAGAAACTTACAAAGCCATAGAAAAGCATGGTAAAGAAAACTATAATACTATGGTTTTTGGCCCTTGGGACCATGGTAAATGGGCTCGAAATGGTGTAGAAAATTCGGTGGGAAATTATTACTTTGGCGATTCTATTTCTTTAAAATATCAATCGGAAATTGAAACAACATTTTTCAATCACTTCTTAAAAGGCAAAGGAGATAAAAATTCTGGTTTACCTGAAGCTTACGTATATGACTCTGGAAAAAAAAGTTGGAAATCATTTGATTCTTGGCCACCAGAAAATGTGGTAAAAGAAAACTGGTTTTTATCTGAAAATCAACAACTAACTTCCTCAAAAGAAAACACAACAGGTATTTCGTTTATTAGTGATATTAAAAGACCTGTACCTTATTCTGAAGATATAAAAACGGTATTTACACCGCGAAAATATATGACAGACGACCAACGATTTGCTGCTAGAAGACCAGATGTTTTAGTCTATGAAACAGATGTGCTAACCGAAGATTATACACTAGCAGGAGATATTTTAGCAAAACTAAATGTTTCGACTACTGGTAGCGCTGCAGATTGGATTGTAAAAGTTATAGATGTTCACCCTGCTGATGCGAAAGAAAATAATAAAAAAATGCAAAATCACCTTAAAATGAGTAACTATCATTTAATGGTTAGAAGTGAAGTAATGCGTGGTAGGTTTAGAAATAGCTTTGAGTTTCCAGAACCATTTGTTCCAAACAAAAAAACAGCAGTACACATAAAATTACAAGATGTTTTTCATACTTTTAAAAAAGGACACAAGCTACAAATTCAGGTTCAAAGTACTTGGTTCCCTTTAATTGATCTAAATCCACAGACCTACGTAGATAATATTTATAAAGCAGATGAAAAAGATTTTAAAACGCAAACTCATACCGTATTTACAGACTCTTCTATAGAATTTTCTGTTTTAAAATAACTAAAAAAAATAATCAATGAAAAAAATAGTATTTATAGCAATTTTAATGAGTTATACATTTATAATTGCTCAAGAAAAAGTAACACCAATTTTTAAAGATGGAGAAGCACAAATTGTACCTGAATTTGAAGATGAAAGCAAATGGTTACGTCACGATTTATGGGTAGAAACCACTTTCGATTCTGATGGCGACGGAAAATTAGACCGAATGCATGTATCTGTTACAAGACCTGCTCAAACAGAAACAGAAGGATTAAAACTACCTGTGGTTTACGAATCGAGTCCGTATTATGCTGGAACCGCAGGAAATGTACCAGGTCTATTTTGGGACGTTAAGCATGAAATTGGCGCTAAGGAAAAACCTAGAACACGTGTAGAAGTGAAAAGAAGAGGTAAAAGACCAATAATATCAAACTCTCAAATAAAAACATGGGTTCCGAGAGGATATATAGTTGTACATTCCTCTTCACCCGGAACGGGCTTATCAGATGGCTCGCCAACTGTAGGTGGAGACAACGAATCTCTTGCTCCAAAAGCAGTAATAGACTGGTTAAATGGGCGTGCAAAAGGCTATACTTCTAGAGAAGGAAACGAAACAGTTACTGCATTTTGGAGTACCGGAAAAGTAGGTATGACAGGTACTTCATATAACGGAACTATACCACTAGCAGCTGCTACAACTGGTGTAGATGGTTTAGAGGCTATTATACCTGTGGCTCCAAATACCTCTTACTATCATTACTATCGCTCTAATGGATTGGTAAGATCTCCTGGCGGATATCTAGGTGAAGATATCGATGTTTTGTATGATTTTATTCATAGTGGAAAAGAAGAAAACAGACCACGAAATAACCGCGTAGTGAGAGACAACGAAATGGCTAATGGAATGGACAGGATTACCGGAGATTACAACGATTTTTGGGCTGGCAGAGATTATCTTAACGACATGAAACCAATGAAAGCTGCACTTTTAATGTCTCATGGTTTTAATGATTGGAATGTAATGCCAGAACATAGCTACAGAATTTACAAAAAAGCATCTGAAATGGGATTACCTACCCAAATTTACTATCACCAATATGGTCATGGCGGTCCACCACCACTAAAAATGATGAATCGTTGGTTTACAAAATACTTACACAGAATTAATAATAATGTTGAAAAAGATGCAAAAGCTTGGATTGTTAGAGAAACTGATACCCCAAATGAACCAACACCATACACAGAATACCCAAATCCGGATGCGAAAAGTGTACAGTTCCACTTAGTGGCAGGTGCACCAACAGCAGGAAAATTAACAACTGATAA encodes:
- a CDS encoding Xaa-Pro dipeptidyl-peptidase — encoded protein: MKKIVFIAILMSYTFIIAQEKVTPIFKDGEAQIVPEFEDESKWLRHDLWVETTFDSDGDGKLDRMHVSVTRPAQTETEGLKLPVVYESSPYYAGTAGNVPGLFWDVKHEIGAKEKPRTRVEVKRRGKRPIISNSQIKTWVPRGYIVVHSSSPGTGLSDGSPTVGGDNESLAPKAVIDWLNGRAKGYTSREGNETVTAFWSTGKVGMTGTSYNGTIPLAAATTGVDGLEAIIPVAPNTSYYHYYRSNGLVRSPGGYLGEDIDVLYDFIHSGKEENRPRNNRVVRDNEMANGMDRITGDYNDFWAGRDYLNDMKPMKAALLMSHGFNDWNVMPEHSYRIYKKASEMGLPTQIYYHQYGHGGPPPLKMMNRWFTKYLHRINNNVEKDAKAWIVRETDTPNEPTPYTEYPNPDAKSVQFHLVAGAPTAGKLTTDKELNNAKETLVDNYSFSAETLAKAPNTNHRLLYVTPTLKEDIHISGTASISIKAASSKEAVNLSVYLVSLPWNEGRKTKITDNIITKGWADLQNYKSLTKSKPLTKGKFYEMTFELQPDDQIIKKGQQIGLLIFSSDNKHTILPKPGTELTVDLSGTTLKIPIVGGKLAFEKATK
- a CDS encoding CocE/NonD family hydrolase, with product MKHYLILPFVAFLFLFSCNTTTDNKLKKDTYVVDNYTKKEVYITMRDGVKLHTTIYAPKDTSKKYPIIMQRTPYSSAPYGDGKMKTKIGPNIHLMKQGNIIVYQDVRGRWMSEGVYDNMRAYIPNKKDNESDEVSDTYDTIDWLVKNVDNNNGNVGTWGISYPGHYATVSTIDAHPALKAASPQACIGDFFFDDFHHNGAFLLSYFRAISLFGTYKDTPTDSAWYSFPKMNTQDQYQFFLDKGPLKNLNEYFQYDKLDTKVTGNKTKIDDFFWKEITEHPNYDSVWKSKGIIQHLNKVPSTVATMIVGGWFDAEDLYGPLETYKAIEKHGKENYNTMVFGPWDHGKWARNGVENSVGNYYFGDSISLKYQSEIETTFFNHFLKGKGDKNSGLPEAYVYDSGKKSWKSFDSWPPENVVKENWFLSENQQLTSSKENTTGISFISDIKRPVPYSEDIKTVFTPRKYMTDDQRFAARRPDVLVYETDVLTEDYTLAGDILAKLNVSTTGSAADWIVKVIDVHPADAKENNKKMQNHLKMSNYHLMVRSEVMRGRFRNSFEFPEPFVPNKKTAVHIKLQDVFHTFKKGHKLQIQVQSTWFPLIDLNPQTYVDNIYKADEKDFKTQTHTVFTDSSIEFSVLK